The Algihabitans albus genomic sequence CCGCCCGGTCGAAGGCTCTCTTGGACCTTGGCGAAATAGGCGGGCCAGTACTTTTCGCCGACCGCTTCGAACATCTCGATGGAGGCGATCCGGTCGAAGCGGTCGGGAATGTCCCGGTAGTCTTGGAGACGGATCTCGACCCGGTCGGTGAGGCCGGCCTCCTGGATGCGTCTGCGGGCGAAGGCGAACTGCTGGTTCGAAATCGTCACGGCCGTCACCCGCGCACCGATCTCCTTCGCCGCGAACTCCGCGAAGCCGCCCCAGCCGCAGCCGATCTCCAACAGATGGTGGTCGGGAGAGAGGTCGGCCGCTTCGGCGATCCTGCGGTACTTGACGCGCTGTGCAGCGCTCAGATCCATGGCCTCGTGCTCGAAGACGGCCGACGAGTAGGTCATGGTCTCGTCGAGCCAGGCGCCGTAGAAGGCGTTGCCCAAGTCGTAGTGGAAGGCGATGTTGCGCTGCGCGCCGCTACGGCTGTTAGGGCGCATCAGATGCCAGAAGCGTTTCATCATCCGGTAGGTCGCACTGCCTTCCAGGCGCTCTTCCCAGGCCTCGAAGTTCAACGCGGCGACCCGAAGGAAGGCTGCCAGATCGGGCGAGTCCACATCCCCGGCCATGTAAGCCTCGGCGAAGCCGGTGGAGCCGCCGGAGATCAGGCGGCGGACCGCGCGGGGGTTTAGAACCTGAAGTTCGCCGTGTGGCCCTGGTTCGCTCCCTCGATACAGATAGCGGCTGCCGTCCGGCAGAAGCAGTGTTGCGCTGCCGCAGGCCAGGCGGCGCCCGAAGAAGCCAAGAACGCCGTAGGGACGTGGCAGGTGGGCAGTCTCTTGAAGCTCTTGAGTCAGGTCTGTCACGGTTATGCGCGATCTCTCTCTTTGAAAATCACTCACCTTGCCGGTCACTCGGCGGCGTTTGGCAGGATGGCGGGCTGCGGCGCGATGAGGGTGACTGCGGTCGTGGGCGGTGCGGGCCGCTTGTGGAAGGTCGCGCCCCGTCGCCAGAGTTTCACGGCTTCCCAGTGGATGCCGGCGATCACCTTGAGGGTCAGGAGAGGCCGGCCGAAGCAGGCGCGCAGCAGCGTGGCATCGCTGAGGTGGCGTCGTCTGCCTGTCTGCATCGCTATCAACTGCGGACCGTTCGGTACGTCCTGCAGGATGGCGACGAACAGCCGGGTGTCAGGAACCGTCAGTTTGAAACGGTAACGGGCCTGCATCCCGATGAAGGGTGAAACGTAGAAGCCTTTGTCGCACGACTGACGGATCGCGGCGCCCGGCGGTGGCGTTTGTCCCAGCGGGATCAGGTAGCAGTGCTTCTCGCCGAAGGTATTTCGCACTTCGTAGAGAAGGGAATCGAGCGTGCCGTCCGGCCGATGGCAGAACCAGATGGTAAGCGGATTGAAGACATAGCCCAGAACCCGGGGAAAGCAGAGCAGACGCACGGGGCCGCCGGCGATGTCGCGGCCGGCGGCGCGAAGCTGGGCTTCGATCCAGGGCCGCAGCGAAGTTCCGTCGCGCGCACCGTGATCGCGGTCGCAGAAGCTGAAGAGGTTGAAGCGATTGTGGCTGAACAGCCGGAGCTGTCGATGCAGTCGCGGAAGCTCGTCGAGGTCGATCCAGAGAGAAAAGACCCGGTAGACGAAGCGCTGCACAAAGGGCTGCAGCCGCTTGTGCATCACCTCTCCGAAATAAAGCGCCGAATGCATATCGAGTCCAACCTACTCCGCCGCGATGGCCGGCTCCACAACATACGGTCGCAGGTTAGGCGGCACGATATTGGCGGAGGGACTGGCGGGAACCACGTCGCTGGCCCAAGGGACGGGGCTTCCCAACGCCGCTGCCACGGCGAAGCCGGCCTGCAAGGCATCCTCATGGAAGCCGTACCCGCAGTAGCTGCCGCAGAACCAGGTTTGCGCCACGCCTTGAATCTCGGGCAGAGCGGCCTGAGCCGCCACGGCGTCGCTGTCGAAGACCGGATGATCGTAGTTGAACTCGGCCTCGATCAGGTCGGTGCGGGGTTCGTCGATCGGATTGAGAGATACGAAGAGCGGGACCGCCGGATCGAGGTTCTGCAAGCGGTTCATCCAGTAGGTGACCGAGACGGCGCGCCGATCGTCGGCGGTCTTGCCGCTCAAGTAGTTCCAACTGGACCAGACGCTCCGGCGCCGAGGCATCAGTCCGGGATCCCGGTGCAACAGCGTGCGGTTCGGCTGATAGCGGAAGGCGCTCAGAACGGCGGCTTCTGCCTTGCTGGCGTCCGTGCCCAGAAGCGCGCGCGCCTGATCGCCGTGGCAGGCCAGCACGACCTGGTCGAAAAGGTCGTTGTGGCCCTGCCGGTCGGTCACCGTGACGCCGGCGGCGGTGCGTTGGATCGCGGCAACTGGCGTGCCCAACCGTGCTTGCGCCGCGATGGGCGCGGACAGGCGTTTCACATACTCGCGGCTACCGCCGGACACCGTACGCCATTGCGGCCGGTTGGTGAGCTGCATGAGACCGTGATTGAGGTTGAAACGCAGAAAGGATTTGGTCGGAAAGGCCCGGACTTCGTGGGTCGAACAGGACCAGACCGCCGCCGCCATTGGCAGCAGGTGGTCGTCCATGAAGGCCTGCGAATAGCCCTCGCGCTGCAGATACTCGCCGATCGGAAGATCGCCCGTGGTCTCGAGAAACGCCGGTGCCGTTCGGTAGAAGCGCAGCAAGTCGCGCAGCAACCGCCAAAGCCTCGGGCGCAGAAGGTTGCGTCGCTGCGCGAAGAGACCGGCGGCACTACCGGCGTATTCGAACTGACCCCGGTCGACGGAGACGGCAAAGGACATGTTGCTGGCTTCGGTCGCCACGCCCAGATGCTCGAACAGACGGATCAGGTTGGGATAAGTCCGTTCGTTGTAGACGATGAACCCGGTGTCGACGGGAACGGTCCGGCCATCCACTGCGGTAACCTCGACCGTATTGGAGTGGCCGCCAAGCCGTGTTTCGGCTTCGTAGACCACGACCTCGTGGTCGGCGGATAGTGCCCAGGCAGCTCCCAGCCCAGCCACCCCCGATCCGACAACTGCGATTTTCATGCGGCGCCCTTTTTGATTTTTTCGAAGGCCGCTAGTGCGGCCTCTCTCGCCCGGCCGTGGTCGACGATGGGCTTTGGATAGGTTTCGCCGAGCGTCACGCCGGCCTTGGCCAACACCTCTTCCGGTGCCTCCCAGGGCCGGTGCAGATAGCGATCCGGCAAGTCAGCCACCTCTGGAATCCATTTACGAACGTAATCGCCGGCTGGATCGAACTTTTCACCCTGAGTCATGGGGTTGAAGATGCGGAAGTAGGGAGCGGCGTCGGCGCCGCAGCCGGCGACCCACTGCCAGCTCGCGCCGTTGCTGGCCGCGTCGGCATCCACCAGCGTATCCCAGAACCAGTGTTCGCCGTCCCGCCAATGGATCATCAGGTCCTTGATCAGGAACGACCCGACGATCATGCGCACCCTGTTGTGCATCCAGCCGGTATGCCAGAGCTGGCGCATGCCGGCATCGACGATCGGAAAGCCCGTCTTTCCACGGCACCAGGCCTGGAAGCTGTTCGCATCCTCGCGCCAGGGGAAGGCCTTGAAGTTCTCCTTCCAGGTCTCGTCCATCAGCGACGGCCAGTGAAACAGCAGATGGTAGGAGAAGTCGCGCCAGCCCAGTTCGCTCAGGAACGACCAGACACCCTTTTCCGCTGTGTCTTCCGCCGAGAGGTGATGCAAGGTCGCGTGCCAGATCTGACGCGGCGAGATCTCCCCCCAATGCAGGTAGGGCGACAGGCCCGAGGTCCCGTCGATGTCGGGTCGGTTGCGTTCGGCGGCGTAGCCGGCGACCCGATCCTTGAGGAAGTCGGCCAGTCTTTCCTGCGCGGCCGCCTCTCCGGGCACCCAGGTTTCGCGCAGACCGCCGGCCCAGTCCGGGGTTTGCGGCAGCAGCTCCCACTGCTCCAGCTTGTTGCCCTCGATGCCGGGCAGCCCCGATAGCTTGTCGGGGGCTGCCAGCGGCTTCGGGACCTCACGGTTGCGGATCGCCCGCCAGAAGGGGGAGAAAACACTATAGGGCTTGTCGGCACCGGTCTGCACCGTCCAGGGTTCCTGAAGCAGGCTGGCCGCGAAGCTCTCCACCTCGATGCCTGCCGCTTTCAGATGCTGCTTGATCGCGGTATCGCGCGGGACGGCCCAAGGTTCGTAGCAGCGGTTCCAAAGAACCGTGGTTGCTCCGATCTCCTCGGCAAGCGCCGGCATCGCCTGCTCCGCTCGACCGCGGCGGAGAAGCAAGTAAGCGCCCTTGGCGCCCAGGTCGGAGGCCAAGCGCTCGAGACTCCTATGCAACCACCAGCGCGACGCCCCGCCCATCTTCCAACTGCCGGGCGTTTCGTCGTCCAGCAGATAGACGGGAACGATCGGACGGCCGCTTTCGGCTGCGGCGACCAAGGCCGGGTTGTCCGAAAGCCGAAGGTCTTGGCGGAACCAAACCAGGACGGGGCCGGCTCTGCCCGAGGCGGAAAGGGTATCTGACATAAAACTCCGGCGGCTACGTCGCTACCTGCAGACAGCTAGACCTAACGAGGCGTTTGTCGACGGGTGTTGTTACGGTCCTCCCTCCTAAGTAGATCATCGGATAAAATTAAATTTTTGTCATGTAAATCAGGCGGTTGCCGAGTGCGCCCTGTCTTCTAATTGCTGTTTGGTCGAAGCGCGCGTTCAGACGCGCCCGCTCACGGCCCGAGAGACGAACCTTCAAACAGGAGCACCAGCCCCATGACTATCATCCGGAGTCTGACCGCGGCCGCCGTCGCCTTGCCGATCGCGTTCGGCGCCCTGGCTGCGAAGGCCGACGACATCGTCGAAATTGCCGCTGGTAACGAAGATTTCGAGACGCTGGTGGCCGCGGTCGAGGCCGCCGGTCTCATCGACACCTTGAAAGGTGATGGTCCCTTCACCGTTTTCGCACCCACCGACGAAGCCTTCGCCAAGTTGCCCGAAGGGACGGTCGAGAGTCTGCTCGAGCCCGAGAATCGCGAGCAGCTCGTCGAGATCCTGACCTACCACGTCATCCCCGGCAAAGTGATGGCGAGCGACGTCATGGGTCAGGAGACCATGGCCGAGACCGTTCAGGGTCAGTCGCTGGACATCAAGGCCATGGGCGGTGCCGTCATGGTGAACCAGGCTCAGGTGATCCAGGCTGACATCGAGGCGTCGAACGGTGTGATCCATGTGATCGACACCGTGGTACTGCCGGAGTAAATCTTCCGGACGTCAGGTCGGCGCGGCCTTTCGGTTTCCCCAATCGAAACTGCTGCGTCCTGGAGGGTCGGCATGCCACTGCATGCCGACCTTTTCCGTGGCTGGCCGACCTTGATCTTTTACCCAACGATGCCGACCAATGCGGAAGCCGGATAGGCGGCCAGTGCCTTCTTGCCGAGCAGATGCGCCGTGAAGCTGTTCGGGAAGAGGTCGGAGACGGCTGGGTCCAACACGTCTAGTCCGCCCGTGTAAGTCCCGAACGAAGGCAGGATCAGGCGCCGGCCGTCGCTGACGAAGCAACGTGCGGAGACGCGCTTGCCCCGCACTTGGACGCAGGCCTTCGGATGGAAGTGGCCACTTAGTTCGCCGTCCGGTCGGTCCGCCAGCGCTTCGTGGCGGAAGACCAATCCGCCGACCGTCGTCTCCACCGCGACCTGCCCGCCCCAATCGGCCGGCGGGTCCGGATCGTGATTGCCGGCGATCCATAGCCAGTCGAGTTTTGCCGCCAGGCGCCGGATACGCGCTTGGTCTTGCTGTGATATACGCTCCGCGGCGGCTCTGTCGTGAAAAGAATCTCCCAGCGCAATCAATGCATTTGGGCAAAATTTCTCGACTAATATCTCAAGTTTTTCGAGTGTCGTGGAGGTATCGTAGGGCGGCAGAAACTGACCGCGCGCGGCGAAGCTGGAGCCCTTTTCGAAATGCAGATCGGCCACGATCAGCGTGGCCTGAGACGGCCACCAGAGCGCGCCGCTCACCAGCGGCTGCAGGCTCTGTCCGTTCACGCGCAGCAGCGCCACCTCGTCGGACTGGCTTCGTGGGCGATCGAACATGGAGTCAGTCTAGCCGGTCGGCGAGAGTCGCTTCACGTCGGATGACGCGCTGCGGCGCTGGGACGCGTCTTGCCCGCTGCGTGGGCATGGCTCGGGTCATAGAGGGAGCTTCGCCTGATCGAGCGTCGGAGCCGTCGCCTCCTCGATCAGCGCTTGAGCGCCTTCGCCCAGCAACTCGTCGAGCGCGTCGCCGTAAACCTGCTCCCGGCCGATTTCCAGCAGCACCGGCACGGCGAGCGGCGAGACGCGGTCCAGCCGCTGGTGCAGGATGCGGCCCTGGACCCGCGCCAGCATCTGGGCCAGGCGGCCGATGTCGGTCAAGCCCGTGGCGGCGTCGGCGCGGGTGGCGCGCAGCAGAACGTGGTCCGGTTCGTGTTTGCGCAGCACGTCGTAGATCAGGTCGGCGTTGAAGGTCACCTGCTTGCCGGTCTTTTCCTGCCCCGGCATGCGCCGCTCGATCAGGCCGGCGATCACCGCCACGTTGCGGAAGGTACGGCGGAGCAGAGAACTCTCGGCCATCCATTCCTCAAGGTCGTCGCCGAGCATGTCCTGGTCGAAGAGGGAATCCAGGTCTTCCGCAGGCTTGAGCGACCAGACCGCGATCACGTAGTCGGTTGCCACGAAGCCGAGCGGCGCAAGGCCGAAGCGCTCCATCCGCCGAGTCAGCAGCATGCCGAGGGTCTGGTGGGCGTTGCGTCCCTCGAAGCAGTAGGCGACTAGGAACTCCTTGCCGCCGCGCGGAAAGCTCTCGACCAGCAGGCCGTCGCGCGGCGGCAGGACCGACCGCCAGCGCTGCAGCCGCAGCCACTCGGCGACGGCCGGCGGAAAGCCGTCCCAGCCTCCATCGGAATGGGTCGGGTCCTCCAGCATCGCCCGCACCCGCTCGGCCAGATGGGTCGAGAGCGGCAGGCGTCCCCCGATGTAGCTCGGCACCTTGGGTTCGCCGGCACCGCTGGCCCGCGCGACGATCAGACTGGTGTCCTTGATGCCGAGGAAGGTCAGCAGTTCGCCGGCGAAGATGAAGCTGTCGCCCGGCA encodes the following:
- the pdeM gene encoding ligase-associated DNA damage response endonuclease PdeM, with protein sequence MFDRPRSQSDEVALLRVNGQSLQPLVSGALWWPSQATLIVADLHFEKGSSFAARGQFLPPYDTSTTLEKLEILVEKFCPNALIALGDSFHDRAAAERISQQDQARIRRLAAKLDWLWIAGNHDPDPPADWGGQVAVETTVGGLVFRHEALADRPDGELSGHFHPKACVQVRGKRVSARCFVSDGRRLILPSFGTYTGGLDVLDPAVSDLFPNSFTAHLLGKKALAAYPASALVGIVG
- a CDS encoding NAD(P)/FAD-dependent oxidoreductase, which gives rise to MKIAVVGSGVAGLGAAWALSADHEVVVYEAETRLGGHSNTVEVTAVDGRTVPVDTGFIVYNERTYPNLIRLFEHLGVATEASNMSFAVSVDRGQFEYAGSAAGLFAQRRNLLRPRLWRLLRDLLRFYRTAPAFLETTGDLPIGEYLQREGYSQAFMDDHLLPMAAAVWSCSTHEVRAFPTKSFLRFNLNHGLMQLTNRPQWRTVSGGSREYVKRLSAPIAAQARLGTPVAAIQRTAAGVTVTDRQGHNDLFDQVVLACHGDQARALLGTDASKAEAAVLSAFRYQPNRTLLHRDPGLMPRRRSVWSSWNYLSGKTADDRRAVSVTYWMNRLQNLDPAVPLFVSLNPIDEPRTDLIEAEFNYDHPVFDSDAVAAQAALPEIQGVAQTWFCGSYCGYGFHEDALQAGFAVAAALGSPVPWASDVVPASPSANIVPPNLRPYVVEPAIAAE
- a CDS encoding SAM-dependent methyltransferase: MTDLTQELQETAHLPRPYGVLGFFGRRLACGSATLLLPDGSRYLYRGSEPGPHGELQVLNPRAVRRLISGGSTGFAEAYMAGDVDSPDLAAFLRVAALNFEAWEERLEGSATYRMMKRFWHLMRPNSRSGAQRNIAFHYDLGNAFYGAWLDETMTYSSAVFEHEAMDLSAAQRVKYRRIAEAADLSPDHHLLEIGCGWGGFAEFAAKEIGARVTAVTISNQQFAFARRRIQEAGLTDRVEIRLQDYRDIPDRFDRIASIEMFEAVGEKYWPAYFAKVQESLRPGGRAALQVITIADGFFERYRRGADFIQRYIFPGGMLPSPSVLRQEITTAGLRWVDDHGYGRHYERTLADWHERFDAAWPQLTTLGFDSYFQRMWKYYLAYCEAGFATGRIDVRQLTLARE
- a CDS encoding cryptochrome/photolyase family protein, with protein sequence MSDTLSASGRAGPVLVWFRQDLRLSDNPALVAAAESGRPIVPVYLLDDETPGSWKMGGASRWWLHRSLERLASDLGAKGAYLLLRRGRAEQAMPALAEEIGATTVLWNRCYEPWAVPRDTAIKQHLKAAGIEVESFAASLLQEPWTVQTGADKPYSVFSPFWRAIRNREVPKPLAAPDKLSGLPGIEGNKLEQWELLPQTPDWAGGLRETWVPGEAAAQERLADFLKDRVAGYAAERNRPDIDGTSGLSPYLHWGEISPRQIWHATLHHLSAEDTAEKGVWSFLSELGWRDFSYHLLFHWPSLMDETWKENFKAFPWREDANSFQAWCRGKTGFPIVDAGMRQLWHTGWMHNRVRMIVGSFLIKDLMIHWRDGEHWFWDTLVDADAASNGASWQWVAGCGADAAPYFRIFNPMTQGEKFDPAGDYVRKWIPEVADLPDRYLHRPWEAPEEVLAKAGVTLGETYPKPIVDHGRAREAALAAFEKIKKGAA
- a CDS encoding fasciclin domain-containing protein; the protein is MTIIRSLTAAAVALPIAFGALAAKADDIVEIAAGNEDFETLVAAVEAAGLIDTLKGDGPFTVFAPTDEAFAKLPEGTVESLLEPENREQLVEILTYHVIPGKVMASDVMGQETMAETVQGQSLDIKAMGGAVMVNQAQVIQADIEASNGVIHVIDTVVLPE
- a CDS encoding DUF1365 domain-containing protein, whose translation is MHSALYFGEVMHKRLQPFVQRFVYRVFSLWIDLDELPRLHRQLRLFSHNRFNLFSFCDRDHGARDGTSLRPWIEAQLRAAGRDIAGGPVRLLCFPRVLGYVFNPLTIWFCHRPDGTLDSLLYEVRNTFGEKHCYLIPLGQTPPPGAAIRQSCDKGFYVSPFIGMQARYRFKLTVPDTRLFVAILQDVPNGPQLIAMQTGRRRHLSDATLLRACFGRPLLTLKVIAGIHWEAVKLWRRGATFHKRPAPPTTAVTLIAPQPAILPNAAE